CATCGTTTCACCTTGCTGCATACCGGACCGGCTGCATGAACCATCTTTCCGTTTCCTGTGTTATTAACCTTGCGGAAACGGAAACCGGCATCACGAGCGCAGCCGTGCGGATGCCGGTCCGGGAAGAGCTTTCCTGGCTATTCAGTCTTCGCCTTCAGAGGGTCCTTCTCCTCCGGGCGGTGTCTTTCCGCCCCCTGGAGAGGAGGATTTCGTCGCGATAACGTCATCTATGCGCAATATCATGCAGGCGGCATCGGTGGCCGACTGGATGGCCTGCCTGCCTACCCTTATCGGCTCCAGCACCTTGGCCTTCATCATATCGGCTACCTTGCCATTGAGGACATCCACCCCATGATACCTGTTGCCGTTCTTGTGGCTGCTCCTGAGCTCAATCAGTATGTCTATCGTGTCCATACCCGCGTTTTCAGCAAGCGCCGAAGGTATCACCTCAAGCGCCTCAGCGAAAGCCTCTATGGCAATCTGTTCCCTGCCTCCGACGGATGTTGCGTAATCACGCAGTTTCTGCGACAGTTCTATTGCGGCAGCGCCTGCGCCCACCACCATCTTGCCATCCTCCACTGCGAGAGCGGCAACGCTGATTGCATCCGTCATGGACCTTTCCACTTCATCGACAACATGTTCACTCCCTCCCCTGATCAGGATGGAAACGGATTTCGGGTTCTTGCATCCCGTTACAAATGTCATCTCGTCGTCCTGTATCTTTCTTGCCTCGACCAGGGATGCGTAGCCAAGATCCTTTGCTGTCAGATCGCTCAGCTTTGTGATTACGCTTGCGCCTGTTGCCTTTGCGAGTTTGTCCACGTCCGACTTCTTTACGCGGCGCACTGCAAATATTCCTTCCTTCGCGAGGAAATGCTGGGCAAGATCGTCTATCCCTTTCTGGCAGAACACGACGTTTGCCTTCACGTTCTTTATGCTGTCAACCATCGAACGCAGCATGTGCTCCTCTTCATCGAGGAAGCCGCGAAGCTGGGAAGGATCGCTTATCTCGATCTTGGATTCGAATTCCGTCTTCTTGATTTCAAGCGCAGCATCGATTACAGCAATTCTTGCGTCCTTTACGAGTTTTGGCATAGCCGAATGGACAGGCTCCTTGTCCACTATGACACCCTTCAGAAGCTGTGTGTCACCGACACCGCCGCCCTGCTTCTTTACGATTTGAATATCGTCATCATCCACTGTGGTCTTACCGTCCGACTCTTCGGCAACACTGAGCACGGCGTCAACGGCTATCTTCGCCAGCTGTTCCCTTACGCCGGCCACACCCTTGGAACTCATGGCTGTCGCAGCTATTTCCCTGAGCGTTTCCCTGTCATCGCGTGAGACTTTAGTGGCGATTGAGTCGAGAAATTCCATGCACTTGCCGGCTGCATCCTTGTACCCTCTGGTAATAACAGTGGGATGGACGTTGCTGTCTATAAGCTCCTGGGCTTTCTTGAGCAGTTCGCCTGCAAGGACAACCGCGGTGGTGGTTCCGTCGCCGCATTCGGAGTCCTGTGTCTTTGCAACTTCAACCAGCATCTTTGCCGCGGGATGATCAATTTCCATTTCCTTGAGAATGGTTACGCCATCGTTTGTTATCACAACATCGCCCATGCTGTCGACAAGCATCTTGTCCATTCCTCGTGGTCCGAGAGTGGTTTTTACAGCGTTGGCGATTGCCATCGCTGCCTTAATGTTGTTGGCCTGCGCATCTTTGCCTTTCTCTCTCTTTGTTCCTTCCTTCAGTATCAGTATCGGTACCTGTCCACCCTGTCCAGACATCATATTTTAACTCTCCTGGATTGCTTTTGATTGCTTATGTTTGCTCTTCTATATAATACTATCTTAGACCTGATCTGCAACGTTGCCAAGTCATTACCTACAGGCATCATGGCATGTCCACAAGTTCCATGGAACCGTTTTGCAATTTGCAGCGGATTCATAAATGGAGGCAAGTGTCTGCCTCAACAGGACAGGCATGAAAAATATTTGCATGAAGTCATCAGAACCAATGCAGCATCGCGATTCTATCATGAGCTTTCGTGGGATCAGGGATGCTCGCCGCCACCTATTCCTTTATCGCCTTCAGGAAGAAGAGACGGTTATGTGCCACAAAACTGCCATTTTTCCTGATGAAACTGTCGAGCCGCCTTAATTTTTCCCCATATGCCGTTACTTCGAAATCAGGTATCTGCCATTCGACTATTCTCAGATAACTTACCACCGCGCCTATGTCCTTGAAAATTGCGCGCGGTTCCGCCTCCGCCTCCTCAACTATGCTGAAGCCTGCATTCTTCAGCTGTCTTTTCGCCGTGGAAAGTGTCCACTTCACTTCCGGCACTTTCGCCCCCAGGAATGCATTCAGTTCAGATTTCAGCCCGTTTCCCACCTGCTGTGTTATGAAAACTCCTCTCGGCCTGAGGACGCGCAGAACTTCGCCGGCCTTGAACGACTCATGTCTGTCAATCACCAGATCTATAGACGAATCCCTGAACGGGAGAGCGCCTCTCTGCGGGACAGCATAATTGTCATCGCAAAACGTTCTTATCACTTCCACGCCAAGCGGGGCAAGCTTCTTCCGCGCTACAGGGACGTTGGGTGCATATCCCTCCGTTGCACAGCTGAATGGCGGCAGCGGCATCAAGTGTGAAAGCAATTCCCCTCCCCCTGTTCCCAGATCAACCATTACATTGGCACCGGGAAAATGCGCTTTCACTATCGCACTGTAGTTCCATGGAGGAGGTTCCTCGACCAGTCTTCCCCTGAGATATGAGAAGTCCCATCCGGAAAACTGCCACGACAGCGCCTCATCAATAAGTTCATCAAATGATTTTTCAGGAATTACCCGATCACCCGGGTAACAGGCACTTCATTCCGCTGCAAAAGCGTTTGCCTCAATATACCGAGTGCGGAAGGAAGGCGCAAGTCCCGTCCATTCGCTATGCGGACGGAGTTGAACCCTATGGATTTATTGGGAATTTGTATTCGCACAGCGGATTGCACATGCCGAATACCAGAATTGATATCACATCCGGTCGCCTGTTCTGCGGACTTTCTGCTCAAAAATAGAATTCTCGAACGACCTTTGTGCCAATGACCTGCGGCCTTCGAATTCACTCTATTCGGCAATATGCAACGGTTGTGGGGCCGGAAAAAACACTGCCAAAGCGGCTTTTGACATTTATTGACAACATTACAGGTATAAGATGCAAGGCCGCCGGCCTGACCGGGCATGCCTGACCTCAATTTCCGATATAACTCTGTGGCCATTTCAGAATACAGGTCCGGCTGGTTTGTGCTGTCCTGAAGCGTTGCCTATTTACGACTGCATCATATTTAATAATCAGCTCAATTGTCACTCCTGGATGCCGATGACCGAAAGAAGGATTATCGAATTCGATCTGACGAAAGGATATGCACTCATAGACGATGAAAGGACAGATCCGTTCGACATAATAGATGCGATACAGGGAGAAAGCGATCTG
The genomic region above belongs to Candidatus Sysuiplasma jiujiangense and contains:
- a CDS encoding TCP-1/cpn60 chaperonin family protein, whose translation is MMSGQGGQVPILILKEGTKREKGKDAQANNIKAAMAIANAVKTTLGPRGMDKMLVDSMGDVVITNDGVTILKEMEIDHPAAKMLVEVAKTQDSECGDGTTTAVVLAGELLKKAQELIDSNVHPTVITRGYKDAAGKCMEFLDSIATKVSRDDRETLREIAATAMSSKGVAGVREQLAKIAVDAVLSVAEESDGKTTVDDDDIQIVKKQGGGVGDTQLLKGVIVDKEPVHSAMPKLVKDARIAVIDAALEIKKTEFESKIEISDPSQLRGFLDEEEHMLRSMVDSIKNVKANVVFCQKGIDDLAQHFLAKEGIFAVRRVKKSDVDKLAKATGASVITKLSDLTAKDLGYASLVEARKIQDDEMTFVTGCKNPKSVSILIRGGSEHVVDEVERSMTDAISVAALAVEDGKMVVGAGAAAIELSQKLRDYATSVGGREQIAIEAFAEALEVIPSALAENAGMDTIDILIELRSSHKNGNRYHGVDVLNGKVADMMKAKVLEPIRVGRQAIQSATDAACMILRIDDVIATKSSSPGGGKTPPGGEGPSEGED
- a CDS encoding class I SAM-dependent methyltransferase; the protein is MVDLGTGGGELLSHLMPLPPFSCATEGYAPNVPVARKKLAPLGVEVIRTFCDDNYAVPQRGALPFRDSSIDLVIDRHESFKAGEVLRVLRPRGVFITQQVGNGLKSELNAFLGAKVPEVKWTLSTAKRQLKNAGFSIVEEAEAEPRAIFKDIGAVVSYLRIVEWQIPDFEVTAYGEKLRRLDSFIRKNGSFVAHNRLFFLKAIKE